Proteins from a single region of Argopecten irradians isolate NY chromosome 7, Ai_NY, whole genome shotgun sequence:
- the LOC138327547 gene encoding microsomal glutathione S-transferase 2-like, which translates to MSTVINLENVALLGVVTLAGGYQLGSFAKRVGKRRYQVKLAYPAVTGNKDFELIYRAQQNCLEFYPVFMSAFWISGLFFHQVPTFLAGVGYLYAREKYFTGYTKSAEERLPGFRWSVRCLMALTAMGMFGLANILLKQYAGIDVCDQYLRQYIKF; encoded by the exons ATGAGCACGGTCATCAACTTGGAGAATGTCGCTCTGCTTGGTGTAGTTACCCTGGCTGGGGGTTACCAActag GAAGTTTTGCGAAGCGTGTTGGGAAAAGGAGGTACCAAGTGAAGCTAGCCTACCCCGCTGTTACCGGTAATAAGGATTTTGAGCTGATATACAGGGCACA ACAGAACTGTTTAGAATTTTACCCAGTTTTCATGTCGGCATTTTGGATATCAGGATTGTTCTTCCATCAAG TACCAACCTTTCTTGCTGGGGTAGGTTACCTCTACGCTCGTGAGAAGTACTTTACTGGTTACACTAAGAGTGCAGAAGAAAG ATTACCTGGGTTCCGCTGGAGTGTCCGATGTCTGATGGCTCTCACGGCTATGGGAATGTTCGGACTTGCAAACATACTCCTGAAGCAATACGCTGGCATTGATGTGTGTGACCAGTATCTACGACAGTATATCAAGTTCTAA